The nucleotide sequence ATGTGCTTAATAAAGCACGGTATGTTTTCTGTGTTGTAATTGAATTATATGTATTGTAATTGTAGTTTTtagaacaataataaaaaaaaaaagtctatagaaGATACAGGTCGGACGGCCAGAGATCTGAGTGTCATCGCAGTGTTGTGCATGCTTCATTATGAAAGTGAATGCGATACAAGTCGCAATAAATCCAAAATTTTATGGATTTCTTGCGACTCTCGTGTCGCGGTTGCGGGAACCGGCGGGTCGAGTggccacattcacttttattactGCAATGCAGCCAGCACGACAATGCATTAACATAGCGATCTATGGTCATGCAACCTCTGCTCGCAGCTAAAGTTGCAGTGTAGCTCTAGCATTAAATGCAGTGCAACCTCTCCACAGAAGACAGTGGCCtggaaaaaaggataaaaaggggAGCCCCCGAGGTTGGACTGCCCTTAATCCGGTATCCATGGCATATCCAATCAACATCCATATATGTTTGTCTTGAGAaaattcccttaaagaggctctgtcaccagattatcaaatccctatctcctattgcatgtgatcggcgctgcaatgtagataacagtaacgttttgtttttttaaaaacgatcatttttggccaagttatgagcaattttatacttatgcaaatgagcctttctaatggacaactgggcgtgtattgtgtttgtaacatctgggcatgtttacttgttttactagctgggcgttgtgaatagaagtgtttgtcagcatcatatgtcagcatcatccacttctattcacaacgcccagctagtaaaacaagtaaacacgcccagatgttacaaacacaatacacgcccagttggaaataagagaaaacacgcccagttgtccattagaaaggctcatttgcataaatataaaattgctcataacttggccaaaaatgatagttttaaaaaaaaaacaaacattactgttatctacattgcagcgccgatcacatgcaataggagatagggatttgatcatctggtgacagagcctctttaaatggagcCATACAGACAATATTCAACATGCCAGATTACTGTAGTTGTGATGATAAACATGCTACAACCCAGTATGGCTTTGATTTTAGACATGTCCCATACACTAAGATCTTAATAAACTTTTAGCGTGCTCATCCGTCATTTCTGCCTACATATTTGAATTTTATTGTAAAACACAATGGACATTTACTTATGTACCTTGAAAGTTACAATATAACAAAATATAAAGCACAAAATTGAAACCATCTCACCAGCAATGTCAATGTTTCTGTCAAAACCTACATAGAAGACTGCATGTTACCATATAGGATTCACTTACTTTTTATTCATTATGGCCTTTATTTTTCTTATAGTTTAAACATATTTTATCTATATTTAGTACCAATTTGTAAATTTACAAAACGAATTGAAATATTAGTAAGCATATTCTAATACTATGATTCttgtttacacagtaaaaatattgGTACTAGCAATCAAATTAATTAAATGGTTAAAACACAAAACAACCATAAACTATATAAACATTTCACTGTTAGTACATGACTATTTGTTTCTTGTTTTAATAAAAGAAAAGTAAAGAATGTATTTTAtttgctacattttttttttctccgttgGATCAAACAAAAGTATGTTGGTCTATGCATCCAtattaaaatatgtaaaaatcaaTTATAAAAAGACTCATAATGACTCCTCTGCCCTTCACTGTCTAACATTTTTTGCTAAAAACAGGAAGCAGACATATCTGTATCCAAACAGCGTAATGTAAACATAGCAATACAATAACAACATACTTGATTTTTAACTACAAGCTATAGTTTCCAGTTGCTGTTCTGCCTCAGCAGCCATTGCTGCTGCCTGTAATTGCTCTGTCTCACTCTGTATGGCACTGGTTGTCACTTGCTTGCGTTGTTCACTGTGCATATTATTTTCATGGCGCTTTAGATCCGAGGCCTTGGCAAATGCTTTTGTGCAGGAAGCACAAATAAATGGTTTTTCTCCGCGGTGTCTTCTTTCGTGATCTTTGAGATGAGATTTATGTTTAAAGGCTTTATCGCAATGGTGACATGCAAATGGCCTCTCATTACTATGCACCCTTTCATGCTTTTTAAGATCTGGTGCTCGAATAAAAGATTTGGCACATACTTCACAACTGTAGGGCTTGTAACCAGTGTGGATTTTTAGGTGTTCCTTTAGGTGAGCCTGTGTAGTGAACGCTTTGGCACACATTTCACACACAAATGGTCTTTCAGCTGTGTGCAATTTCTCATGCTTTCGTAAACGCGCTTCATCAGTAAATGTTTTACCACATGCTTGACATGCAAATTGTTCCCGGTGACCATAAAGCAAATACTCAAATTTCATATCACCTGTTGCAGTGGTCCATGCCGGTGCTTGCTCATCTTTTACTTCATTAATGCTCTCATTAAAAGTCAGAGCTTGTGGGGTTTGTGTTACCAACTCTTTAGGTTCAGTTGTCTCCATCCCTTCAACTTCCTGACCATAGCAATTAACTTTTCGCACTTCTTCACTTCCTAACTCTTTGAGGATTGCTTCCTGAACTCGCAGTGTAGATGTAGGCAACTTTTCCTCCACACGTACCTGAGAAGCCCCTTCAACGGTATCATCTGAAGGACTATCATCATGATCTCCAATCTCTTCTACTTCATCATCTTGATTGTCATTAGGCTCAACAACTTGACGACTTATTTTCAGGCTTGTCTCATAAgcatattta is from Rhinoderma darwinii isolate aRhiDar2 chromosome 5, aRhiDar2.hap1, whole genome shotgun sequence and encodes:
- the ZBTB14 gene encoding zinc finger and BTB domain-containing protein 14, coding for MTQTVIELAEANRVLRRLRNPLFFTGNSDKEVWTWQVTYHLNCQPPGRTSSSLFMDFFISMSETVKYNDDDHKTVFLKTLNEQRLEGEFCDIAIVVEDVKFRAHRCVLAACSTYFKKLFKKLEVDSSSVIEIDFLRSDIFEEVLNYMYTSKIAVKKEDVNLMMSSGQILGIRFLDKLCSQKRDISSANAHPSSPKHKYAYETSLKISRQVVEPNDNQDDEVEEIGDHDDSPSDDTVEGASQVRVEEKLPTSTLRVQEAILKELGSEEVRKVNCYGQEVEGMETTEPKELVTQTPQALTFNESINEVKDEQAPAWTTATGDMKFEYLLYGHREQFACQACGKTFTDEARLRKHEKLHTAERPFVCEMCAKAFTTQAHLKEHLKIHTGYKPYSCEVCAKSFIRAPDLKKHERVHSNERPFACHHCDKAFKHKSHLKDHERRHRGEKPFICASCTKAFAKASDLKRHENNMHSEQRKQVTTSAIQSETEQLQAAAMAAEAEQQLETIACS